The following proteins are encoded in a genomic region of Nocardioides sp. cx-173:
- a CDS encoding DUF4190 domain-containing protein: MSEQPPPASPSVPALRPPPPSNGHAIASLVLGVTSLMGCSFVTGIPAMVLSRIARREIAASQGETAGEDLARIGFALGAVATVIGVLALVGLLILGGLGLFVFDVCGDGQC; encoded by the coding sequence ATGAGCGAGCAGCCCCCGCCGGCCTCGCCGTCGGTTCCTGCCCTGCGGCCACCCCCGCCGAGCAACGGCCACGCCATCGCCTCGCTCGTGCTGGGCGTCACCTCGCTCATGGGCTGCTCGTTCGTGACCGGCATCCCGGCGATGGTGCTCAGCCGCATCGCGCGCCGCGAGATCGCCGCCTCCCAGGGGGAGACGGCCGGCGAGGATCTGGCCAGGATCGGGTTCGCCCTGGGTGCCGTCGCCACCGTCATCGGGGTCCTGGCGCTCGTCGGCCTGCTCATCCTGGGTGGCCTGGGGCTCTTCGTCTTCGACGTCTGCGGAGACGGCCAGTGCTAG
- a CDS encoding TIGR03936 family radical SAM-associated protein, whose product MRDQPEQQAPPVQKLRIRYAKRGRLRFTSHRDFSRAFERAIFRARVPMAYSSGFNPHPRISYAGAAPTGSASEAEFLEIGLAEVVDPAAVHASLAEALPDGLDVVEVVESPGGGLADLLEASRWQIDLDLPPAEAATAVAAFLAAEEVIVERMTKKGLRAFDCRAAVLSLSAEVGERGSRLDLVLRHGTPAVRPDDVLAGLARTSGRPPVTSPLLTRLAQGPLDPETGEIGDPLHPKR is encoded by the coding sequence ATGCGTGACCAGCCCGAGCAGCAGGCGCCCCCCGTGCAGAAGCTGCGGATCCGCTACGCCAAGCGGGGGCGGCTGCGCTTCACCAGCCACCGCGACTTCAGCCGCGCCTTCGAGCGCGCCATCTTCCGCGCGCGGGTCCCCATGGCCTACTCGTCCGGCTTCAACCCGCACCCCCGGATCTCCTACGCCGGCGCCGCGCCGACCGGCTCGGCCAGCGAGGCGGAGTTCCTGGAGATCGGCCTCGCCGAGGTCGTCGACCCGGCGGCGGTCCACGCCTCCCTCGCCGAGGCCCTGCCCGACGGGCTGGACGTCGTCGAGGTGGTCGAGTCGCCCGGCGGCGGACTCGCCGACCTGCTGGAGGCGAGCCGCTGGCAGATCGACCTGGACCTGCCCCCGGCGGAGGCGGCCACGGCGGTCGCCGCCTTCCTGGCCGCCGAGGAGGTCATCGTCGAGCGGATGACCAAGAAGGGCCTGCGCGCCTTTGACTGCCGCGCGGCCGTGCTCTCCCTGAGCGCCGAGGTGGGGGAGCGCGGCTCGCGCCTCGACCTGGTCCTGCGGCACGGCACGCCCGCGGTCCGGCCCGACGACGTGCTGGCCGGCCTCGCGCGCACCTCGGGTCGTCCACCGGTCACCTCGCCGCTGCTCACGCGGCTCGCTCAAGGCCCCCTGGACCCCGAGACCGGCGAGATCGGCGACCCGCTTCACCCGAAGAGATAG
- a CDS encoding Rne/Rng family ribonuclease — MADDTTTPDASDSADSAEGAAAPDAAAPVKKAAKRAPAKRAAAKRTTKKAAEAPAETPDTPSDAPEGDGTEAAPAKKTAAKRTAKKAPAKRAAAKKTSAAPVDVESVEAPAEPPAAEAPSSDAAAAPMVLFQTPAATKVTTRTRGRRAAAKTVEAPPEDEAAPAAESAQEPQLEVPAEAGEPARKRTPRKRAAKKTAAAPQDDEVTEVPAAPETPEAEEADAAVVSSEDSEGTDSTEDPDGTDSTEDTDDAEGGGPRRRRRRGGRRRRKAGDGDDSTDSADSQDGGDDAGAKQGKGAGRGSAQESDDDAGEGGTRRRRRRRREGDDGGNGGDDPSNTVTRVRKARSAEDEITAIAGSTRLEAKKQRRREGREAGRRRAPIVSEAEFLARREAVDRVMVIRQREELTQIAVLEDKVLVEHYVARESQTSLIGNVYLGRVQNVLPSMEAAFIDIGKGRNAVLYAGEVNWSALGHKDGQPRKIESVLTSGQSILVQVTKDPMGHKGARLTSQVSLAGRFLVYVPDGTTSGISRKLPDTERNRLKTLLKEIVPDTAGVIVRTAAEGASEEELTRDVERLKARWEDIEGKSKGQAPQLLYGEPDLTLKVVRDLFTEDFSKLVIQGEDAWNSVQSYVSHIAPDLTDRVERYDADGDADRPDVFAAYRVDEQIAKGLDRKVWLPSGGSLVIDRTEAMTVVDVNTGKFTGSGGNLEETVTKNNLEAAEEIVRQLRLRDIGGIIVVDFIDMVLESNRDLVLRRMVECLGRDRTRHQVAEVTSLGLVQMTRKRIGTGLLEAFSETCEHCQGRGLILHDQPVEARRQDDAPRGGSGTGGGGRRTRGGRGRDRDEQVAPAPKAAPSPKDIAAMAKPENAARVDVDALADEPETPPVEGEVAEVVTATEVEAVVEPVVEPVVETDTAPQAEEAADPAASAEPEPEPAQPEAPRVVTRTRRTTRSTATISTTPAEMPVVVPAAESAAPVEVVSAPEPPKVVTRSRGRSRAAKPAEEAPTDVVADVDAGEDADSGPAVEHVPVKKRTRKR; from the coding sequence ATGGCTGACGACACCACCACTCCCGACGCCTCCGACAGCGCAGACAGCGCGGAGGGCGCGGCCGCGCCCGACGCCGCGGCGCCGGTGAAGAAGGCCGCCAAGAGGGCGCCCGCCAAGCGGGCTGCCGCGAAGCGGACCACCAAGAAGGCGGCCGAGGCGCCCGCCGAGACGCCCGACACGCCGAGCGACGCACCCGAGGGCGACGGGACCGAGGCGGCCCCGGCGAAGAAGACCGCGGCCAAGCGGACGGCGAAGAAGGCCCCCGCCAAGCGCGCCGCCGCCAAGAAGACCAGTGCCGCGCCGGTCGATGTCGAGAGCGTCGAGGCGCCCGCCGAGCCGCCCGCCGCCGAGGCGCCGTCGTCCGACGCCGCCGCCGCGCCGATGGTGCTGTTCCAGACGCCGGCGGCGACCAAGGTCACCACCCGCACCCGCGGCCGCCGTGCGGCCGCCAAGACCGTCGAGGCACCGCCCGAGGACGAGGCCGCCCCCGCGGCGGAGTCCGCGCAGGAGCCGCAGCTCGAGGTGCCGGCCGAGGCCGGGGAGCCGGCCCGCAAGCGCACCCCCCGCAAGCGCGCGGCCAAGAAGACCGCCGCCGCACCACAGGACGACGAGGTCACCGAGGTCCCCGCGGCGCCCGAGACCCCCGAGGCGGAGGAGGCCGACGCGGCCGTCGTCTCGAGCGAGGACTCCGAGGGCACCGACAGCACCGAGGACCCCGACGGCACCGACAGCACCGAGGACACCGACGACGCCGAAGGTGGCGGTCCCCGCCGTCGCCGCCGTCGCGGCGGGCGCCGTCGCCGCAAGGCCGGTGACGGTGACGACTCCACCGACTCCGCCGACTCCCAGGACGGCGGTGACGACGCCGGTGCGAAGCAGGGCAAGGGCGCGGGTCGCGGCTCCGCCCAGGAGTCCGACGACGACGCCGGCGAGGGCGGCACCCGCCGCCGGCGCCGCCGCCGGCGCGAGGGCGACGACGGTGGCAACGGGGGAGACGACCCGAGCAACACCGTCACCCGCGTCCGCAAGGCGCGCTCGGCCGAGGACGAGATCACCGCGATCGCCGGATCCACCCGGCTCGAGGCCAAGAAGCAGCGCCGGCGCGAGGGCCGCGAGGCCGGGCGCCGCCGCGCCCCCATCGTCAGCGAGGCGGAGTTCCTCGCGCGCCGGGAGGCGGTCGACCGCGTCATGGTGATCCGCCAGCGCGAGGAGCTGACCCAGATCGCCGTCCTCGAGGACAAGGTGCTCGTCGAGCACTACGTCGCCCGCGAGTCGCAGACGTCGCTGATCGGCAATGTCTACCTCGGCCGGGTCCAGAACGTCCTGCCCTCCATGGAGGCGGCGTTCATCGACATCGGCAAGGGCCGCAACGCGGTCCTGTACGCCGGCGAGGTCAACTGGTCCGCGCTGGGTCACAAGGACGGCCAGCCGCGCAAGATCGAGTCGGTGCTCACCTCCGGCCAGTCGATCCTGGTGCAGGTCACCAAGGACCCGATGGGTCACAAGGGCGCCCGGCTCACGAGCCAGGTGAGCCTGGCCGGCCGGTTCCTGGTCTACGTCCCGGACGGCACCACCTCCGGCATCTCCCGCAAGCTGCCCGACACCGAGCGCAACCGCCTCAAGACCCTGCTCAAGGAGATCGTCCCCGACACCGCCGGGGTGATCGTGCGCACGGCCGCCGAGGGCGCCAGCGAGGAGGAGCTCACCCGCGACGTCGAGCGGCTCAAGGCCCGCTGGGAGGACATCGAGGGCAAGTCCAAGGGCCAGGCCCCGCAGCTGCTCTACGGCGAGCCCGACCTGACCCTCAAGGTCGTCCGGGACCTCTTCACCGAGGACTTCAGCAAGCTGGTGATCCAGGGCGAGGACGCCTGGAACAGCGTCCAGAGCTACGTGTCGCACATCGCCCCCGACCTCACCGACCGCGTCGAGCGCTACGACGCCGACGGTGACGCGGACCGTCCGGACGTGTTCGCGGCCTACCGGGTCGACGAGCAGATCGCCAAGGGGCTGGACCGCAAGGTGTGGCTGCCCTCGGGCGGGTCGCTGGTCATCGACCGCACCGAGGCGATGACCGTCGTCGACGTCAACACCGGGAAGTTCACCGGCTCCGGGGGCAACCTGGAGGAGACCGTCACCAAGAACAACCTCGAGGCGGCCGAGGAGATCGTGCGCCAGCTCCGGCTGCGCGACATCGGCGGGATCATCGTGGTCGACTTCATCGACATGGTGCTCGAGTCCAACCGGGACCTGGTCCTGCGCCGCATGGTGGAGTGCCTGGGCCGCGACCGCACCCGGCACCAGGTCGCGGAGGTCACCTCGCTGGGCCTGGTGCAGATGACGCGCAAGCGGATCGGCACCGGCCTGCTCGAGGCCTTCAGCGAGACCTGCGAGCACTGCCAGGGCCGCGGGCTGATCCTGCACGACCAGCCGGTCGAGGCGCGCCGCCAGGACGACGCCCCGCGCGGTGGCAGCGGGACCGGCGGCGGTGGCCGGCGTACGCGGGGCGGCCGCGGCCGCGACCGCGACGAGCAGGTCGCCCCGGCGCCCAAGGCCGCGCCCTCGCCGAAGGACATCGCGGCGATGGCCAAGCCGGAGAACGCCGCGCGCGTCGACGTCGACGCGTTGGCCGACGAGCCCGAGACCCCGCCGGTCGAGGGCGAGGTGGCCGAGGTCGTCACCGCGACCGAGGTCGAGGCGGTGGTCGAGCCCGTCGTCGAGCCCGTGGTCGAGACCGACACGGCGCCCCAGGCCGAGGAGGCGGCCGACCCGGCCGCGTCCGCCGAGCCCGAGCCCGAGCCGGCCCAGCCGGAGGCCCCGCGGGTGGTCACCCGGACCCGCCGGACCACGCGCTCGACGGCGACGATCAGCACCACGCCGGCCGAGATGCCGGTCGTGGTGCCCGCCGCCGAGTCCGCCGCGCCGGTCGAGGTCGTGTCGGCCCCGGAGCCGCCGAAGGTCGTGACCCGCTCCCGCGGGCGCAGCCGGGCGGCCAAGCCGGCCGAGGAGGCGCCCACGGACGTGGTGGCCGACGTGGACGCGGGCGAGGACGCGGACAGCGGTCCCGCGGTCGAGCACGTCCCGGTCAAGAAGCGCACCCGCAAGCGCTGA
- the rplU gene encoding 50S ribosomal protein L21: MYAIVRAGATQQKVAVGDVIEIDKVTTGVGESVTLPVVLVVDGETVTSSGLDKASVTVEVLGATKGPKIIIQKYKNKTGYKKRQGHRQKYTQVKVTDISL, from the coding sequence GTGTACGCGATCGTGCGCGCAGGCGCCACCCAGCAGAAGGTCGCCGTCGGCGACGTCATCGAGATCGACAAGGTGACGACCGGCGTCGGCGAGTCGGTGACCCTTCCGGTGGTGCTGGTGGTCGACGGCGAGACCGTCACCTCGAGCGGTCTGGACAAGGCGTCGGTGACGGTCGAGGTCCTCGGCGCGACCAAGGGCCCCAAGATCATCATCCAGAAGTACAAGAACAAGACCGGCTACAAGAAGCGCCAGGGTCACCGCCAGAAGTACACCCAGGTCAAGGTCACCGACATCTCTCTCTGA
- the rpmA gene encoding 50S ribosomal protein L27: protein MAHKKGAASTKNGRDSNSQRLGVKRFGGQEVNAGEIIVRQRGTHFHPGSGVGRGGDDTLFALVAGAVEFGRKRGRKVVNIVPGE, encoded by the coding sequence ATGGCTCACAAGAAGGGCGCCGCGTCCACCAAGAACGGTCGCGACTCCAACTCCCAGCGCCTCGGCGTCAAGCGGTTCGGTGGCCAGGAAGTCAACGCCGGCGAGATCATCGTCCGCCAGCGTGGCACCCACTTCCACCCCGGCAGCGGCGTCGGCCGCGGCGGCGACGACACCCTCTTCGCGCTCGTCGCGGGTGCGGTGGAGTTCGGCCGCAAGCGCGGCCGCAAGGTCGTCAACATCGTCCCGGGCGAGTGA
- the obgE gene encoding GTPase ObgE → MAVPTFVDRVTLHVSAGRGGDGVASVHREKFKPLGGPDGGNGGPGGSVILRVDPDVTTLIDYHHSPHRRGENGGHGAGAHRNGSHGADVVLPVPDGTVVTDADGNVLADLVGPGTELVIAQGGRGGLGNAALASSKRKAPGFALLGEPGDELDIALELKVVADIGLVGFPSAGKSSLIASISRARPKIADYPFTTLVPNLGVVTAGDTTFTVADVPGLIEGASEGRGLGHDFLRHIERCAALVHVIDTATMEPGRNPVEDLDIMENELARYGGLEDRPRLVALNKIDVPDGRDIADITIEDLRARGLRVFPVSAASGEGMRELTFAMAEIVMAARAEREVVEAQRIVLRPPSADGGDDFTVTPTEDGWRVRGTKPERWVRQTNFSNDEAVGFLADRLNRLGVETRLLQLGAEQGDTVIIGQDDNAVVFDFKPGIDAGAENLARRGEDERFEEKRPAHGRRRAIEEAMPERGENETRADVARRLDKPEKFGPKAYTIGSADDPDWAESDPDA, encoded by the coding sequence ATGGCAGTCCCCACCTTCGTCGACCGGGTCACGCTCCACGTGAGTGCCGGGCGTGGGGGCGACGGCGTCGCCTCGGTCCATCGCGAGAAGTTCAAGCCGCTCGGCGGGCCCGACGGCGGCAACGGCGGCCCCGGCGGCTCGGTCATCCTGCGGGTCGACCCGGACGTCACGACGCTGATCGACTACCACCACAGCCCGCACCGGCGCGGTGAGAACGGCGGCCACGGCGCCGGCGCACACCGCAACGGCTCGCACGGCGCCGACGTCGTCCTCCCCGTGCCCGACGGCACCGTCGTGACCGACGCCGACGGCAACGTCCTCGCCGACCTAGTCGGCCCGGGCACCGAGCTGGTCATCGCCCAGGGCGGGCGCGGCGGCCTCGGCAACGCGGCCCTCGCGAGCTCCAAGCGCAAGGCGCCCGGCTTCGCGCTGCTCGGCGAGCCGGGCGACGAGCTGGACATCGCACTGGAGCTCAAGGTGGTCGCCGACATCGGCCTGGTGGGCTTCCCCAGCGCCGGCAAGTCGAGCCTGATCGCCTCGATCTCGCGGGCCCGGCCGAAGATCGCCGACTACCCCTTCACCACCCTGGTGCCCAACCTCGGCGTGGTCACTGCCGGCGACACGACGTTCACCGTCGCCGACGTACCCGGCCTGATCGAGGGCGCCAGCGAGGGCCGTGGCCTCGGCCACGACTTCCTGCGCCACATCGAGCGCTGCGCGGCGCTGGTGCACGTGATCGACACCGCCACCATGGAGCCGGGCCGCAACCCCGTCGAGGACCTCGACATCATGGAGAACGAGCTCGCGCGCTACGGCGGCCTGGAGGACCGGCCGCGACTGGTCGCGCTCAACAAGATCGACGTCCCCGACGGCCGCGACATCGCCGACATCACCATCGAGGACCTGCGGGCCCGCGGGCTGCGGGTGTTCCCGGTCTCGGCCGCCAGCGGCGAGGGGATGCGCGAGCTGACCTTCGCGATGGCCGAGATCGTGATGGCGGCGCGTGCCGAGCGCGAGGTCGTCGAGGCGCAGCGGATCGTGCTGCGCCCGCCGAGCGCCGATGGCGGCGACGACTTCACGGTGACGCCCACCGAGGACGGGTGGCGTGTGCGCGGCACCAAGCCGGAGCGGTGGGTGCGCCAGACCAACTTCAGCAACGACGAGGCCGTGGGCTTCCTCGCCGACCGGCTCAACCGGCTCGGGGTCGAGACCCGGCTGCTGCAGCTCGGCGCCGAGCAGGGCGACACCGTCATCATCGGCCAGGACGACAACGCGGTGGTCTTCGACTTCAAGCCGGGCATCGACGCCGGCGCGGAGAACCTCGCCCGCCGCGGCGAGGACGAGCGGTTCGAGGAGAAGCGTCCCGCCCACGGCCGCCGCCGCGCGATCGAGGAGGCCATGCCCGAGCGCGGGGAGAACGAGACCCGCGCCGACGTGGCCCGCCGCCTCGACAAGCCGGAGAAGTTCGGGCCCAAGGCCTACACCATCGGCTCCGCCGACGACCCCGACTGGGCTGAGAGCGACCCCGACGCATGA
- the proB gene encoding glutamate 5-kinase produces MTTGPRAVVSDARRIVVKVGSSSLTTAAGGIDPATVSRLVDVLAAARTRGAEVVLVSSGAIAAGLAPLGLKRRPRALAAQQAAASVGQGLLVHRYTEELARHGVVAGQVLLTLDDVTRRSHYRNAFSTLAKLLELGVLPIVNENDTVATNEIRFGDNDRLASLVAHLVHADLLVLLSDVDGLYDADPRQPGAALVPEVTSYAELEHVQIGRAGAAGVGTGGMQTKIEAARIATGAGIPVVLAAAGQAAAALAGDPVGTLFHATGRRRPTRLLWLAHATDPQGTLVLDAGAVRAVVERRASLLAAGITGVLGRFTAGDPVNLAGPDGAVVARGLVNFDADEVPQLLGRSSQDLKRDLGAAYEREVVHRDDLVLL; encoded by the coding sequence ATGACCACCGGCCCGCGGGCAGTGGTGAGCGACGCCCGCCGGATCGTCGTGAAGGTCGGCTCGTCGTCGCTCACCACCGCCGCCGGCGGGATCGACCCGGCGACCGTCAGTCGCCTCGTCGACGTCCTGGCCGCGGCGCGCACCCGCGGCGCCGAGGTCGTGCTGGTCTCGTCCGGTGCGATCGCCGCGGGGCTCGCACCGCTCGGGCTGAAGCGGCGCCCACGGGCCCTCGCGGCCCAGCAGGCGGCCGCCTCGGTCGGCCAGGGGCTGCTCGTCCACCGCTACACCGAGGAGCTCGCCCGCCACGGCGTCGTCGCCGGACAGGTCCTGCTCACCCTCGACGACGTGACCCGCCGCTCGCACTACCGCAACGCCTTCTCCACCTTGGCCAAGCTGCTCGAGCTCGGCGTGCTCCCGATCGTCAACGAGAACGACACGGTGGCGACCAACGAGATCCGCTTCGGCGACAACGACCGGCTCGCCTCGCTGGTCGCGCACCTGGTGCACGCGGACCTGCTGGTGCTGCTCTCCGACGTCGACGGCCTCTACGACGCCGACCCGCGGCAGCCCGGCGCCGCGCTGGTGCCCGAGGTGACGTCGTACGCCGAGCTCGAGCACGTGCAGATCGGCCGCGCCGGCGCGGCCGGCGTGGGCACCGGCGGCATGCAGACCAAGATCGAGGCGGCGCGCATCGCGACCGGCGCCGGCATCCCGGTCGTCCTCGCCGCCGCCGGCCAGGCCGCCGCTGCGCTGGCCGGTGACCCGGTCGGCACCCTCTTCCACGCCACCGGCCGTCGTCGCCCCACGCGCCTGCTGTGGCTCGCCCACGCCACCGACCCCCAGGGCACGCTGGTGCTGGACGCCGGGGCCGTCCGTGCCGTCGTCGAGCGCCGCGCCTCACTCCTGGCCGCCGGCATCACCGGCGTCCTCGGGCGCTTCACCGCCGGCGACCCGGTCAACCTGGCCGGCCCCGACGGCGCCGTCGTCGCGCGCGGGCTGGTCAACTTCGACGCCGACGAGGTGCCGCAGCTGCTCGGCCGCAGCTCGCAGGACCTCAAGCGCGACCTCGGCGCGGCGTACGAGCGCGAGGTCGTGCACCGCGACGACCTGGTGCTGCTGTAG
- a CDS encoding cysteine desulfurase family protein, whose protein sequence is MSATSPDRVVYLDHAATTPMVKPAVEALTAHLLDVGNPSSLHASGRRARRIVEESRETIAQALNCRPGEVVFTAGGTEADNLALKGIYWARQAADPRRNRILVTAIEHHAVLDPVFWLGEDEGAQVDLVPVDRDGRVDLDALRVLVEREPETVALLSVMWANNEVGTVQPIDEVVALVAEYGIPVHTDAVQAVGTVPIDFAKSGVDALTLTGHKLGGPYGVGALVVRRELEVTALVHGGGQERDIRSGTIDTPAIAGFAAAVELAVKHQAEHAARVAALRDRLIAGVLEAVPDAIVNGDPVHRLPGNAHLSFPGCEGDSLLMLLDARGIECSTGSACSAGVPQPSHVLLAMGRADDEARSSLRFSLGHTSAEADVEALIEAIGPCVERARAASR, encoded by the coding sequence ATGAGCGCCACCAGCCCCGACCGGGTCGTCTATCTCGACCACGCCGCCACCACCCCGATGGTGAAGCCGGCCGTGGAGGCGCTCACCGCGCACCTGCTGGACGTCGGCAACCCGAGCTCGCTGCACGCCTCGGGACGCCGGGCGCGCCGGATCGTGGAGGAGTCGCGCGAGACCATCGCCCAGGCGCTCAACTGCCGCCCCGGCGAGGTGGTCTTCACCGCCGGCGGCACCGAGGCCGACAACCTCGCGCTCAAGGGCATCTACTGGGCCCGCCAGGCCGCCGACCCCCGCCGCAACCGGATCCTGGTCACCGCCATCGAGCACCACGCCGTCCTGGACCCGGTCTTCTGGCTCGGCGAGGACGAGGGCGCCCAGGTCGACCTGGTGCCTGTCGACCGCGACGGGCGGGTCGACCTCGACGCGCTGCGCGTCCTCGTCGAGCGGGAGCCGGAGACCGTAGCGCTGCTCTCGGTCATGTGGGCCAACAACGAGGTCGGCACCGTGCAGCCGATCGACGAGGTCGTGGCGCTGGTCGCCGAGTACGGCATCCCGGTGCACACCGACGCCGTGCAGGCCGTCGGGACGGTGCCGATCGACTTCGCGAAGTCGGGCGTCGACGCGCTCACACTGACCGGCCACAAGCTCGGCGGACCCTACGGCGTCGGCGCGCTCGTCGTACGCCGCGAGCTCGAGGTCACCGCGCTGGTCCACGGCGGCGGCCAGGAGCGCGACATCCGCAGCGGCACCATCGACACCCCGGCCATCGCCGGCTTCGCGGCCGCGGTCGAGCTCGCGGTGAAGCACCAGGCCGAGCACGCCGCCCGGGTCGCCGCGCTGCGGGACCGGCTGATCGCCGGTGTGCTCGAGGCGGTTCCCGACGCGATCGTCAACGGCGACCCCGTGCACCGGCTGCCCGGCAACGCCCACCTCAGCTTCCCGGGCTGCGAGGGCGACTCCCTGCTGATGCTGCTCGACGCCCGCGGCATCGAGTGCTCCACCGGCTCGGCCTGCTCGGCCGGCGTGCCGCAGCCCTCCCACGTGCTGCTGGCCATGGGTCGCGCCGATGACGAGGCGCGCAGCTCGCTGCGCTTCTCGCTCGGCCACACCTCGGCCGAGGCCGACGTCGAGGCGCTCATCGAGGCGATCGGCCCGTGCGTCGAACGGGCCCGGGCAGCATCCCGATGA
- the mnmA gene encoding tRNA 2-thiouridine(34) synthase MnmA: MRVLAAMSGGVDSAVAAARAADAGHDVTGIHLALSRNPASYRSGARGCCTIEDSNDARRAADVIGIPFYVWDLSERFHEDVVEDFMDEYAAGRTPNPCLRCNEKIKFSAVLDRALALGFDAVATGHYAQLRTGADGLIEMHRAVDHGKDQSYVLGVLDQHQLAHSLFPLGDSPKSAVRAEAAERGLLVADKPDSHDICFVADGDNAGWLREKLGDRAPNHGGAIVDDATGEELGRHDGTYGFTIGQRKGLRLGVPAADGKPRFVLDIEPVSGTVTVGPRDRLAVHRLSGIKPRWCGSVPVRLDATVQLRAHGDEHRAVVATDGEHVDIELLDPAFGIAPGQAAVIYDGSRVVGSATIAATA, from the coding sequence ATGAGAGTCCTGGCCGCCATGTCCGGCGGCGTCGACTCGGCGGTCGCCGCGGCCCGCGCCGCCGACGCCGGCCACGACGTCACCGGCATCCACCTGGCGCTCTCGCGCAACCCGGCGTCGTACCGCTCCGGCGCCCGCGGCTGCTGCACGATCGAGGACAGCAACGACGCGCGCCGCGCGGCCGATGTCATCGGCATCCCCTTCTACGTGTGGGACCTCAGCGAGCGCTTCCACGAGGACGTGGTCGAGGACTTCATGGACGAGTACGCCGCCGGCCGCACACCCAACCCGTGCCTGCGCTGCAATGAGAAGATCAAGTTCTCGGCGGTGCTCGACCGCGCGCTGGCACTGGGCTTCGACGCGGTCGCCACCGGCCATTACGCGCAGCTGCGCACCGGAGCCGACGGGCTGATCGAGATGCATCGCGCGGTCGACCACGGCAAGGACCAGTCCTACGTCCTCGGTGTCCTCGACCAGCACCAGCTCGCGCACTCGCTGTTCCCGCTCGGCGACTCGCCCAAGTCGGCGGTGCGCGCGGAGGCGGCCGAGCGGGGACTGCTGGTGGCCGACAAGCCCGACAGCCACGACATCTGCTTCGTCGCCGACGGCGACAACGCCGGCTGGCTGCGCGAGAAGCTCGGCGACCGGGCGCCCAACCACGGCGGGGCGATCGTCGACGACGCCACCGGTGAGGAGCTGGGCCGCCACGACGGCACCTACGGCTTCACGATCGGGCAGCGCAAGGGGCTGCGGCTCGGCGTGCCTGCGGCCGACGGCAAGCCGCGCTTCGTGCTCGACATCGAGCCGGTCTCCGGCACGGTCACGGTCGGTCCGCGCGATCGCCTCGCGGTGCACCGGCTCAGCGGGATCAAGCCGCGCTGGTGCGGCAGCGTGCCGGTGCGCCTGGACGCCACCGTCCAGCTGCGCGCCCACGGCGACGAGCACCGCGCGGTCGTGGCGACCGACGGCGAGCACGTCGACATCGAGCTGCTCGACCCGGCCTTCGGCATCGCGCCGGGCCAGGCCGCCGTCATCTACGACGGCAGCCGGGTTGTCGGCTCCGCGACCATCGCGGCCACCGCATGA
- a CDS encoding methionine synthase, with the protein MIATGVGSMPGGDQASYDEAVRVVLGELTDLPHLPEVPGRGAPAGMLGRALAVTDGLGVDLQPAGWRLTDASGVDHRRARSLLAQDLDGLEERAQGLTGSFKVQVAGPWTLSASVEKPRGDKVLSDVGARRDLAQSLAEGVRSHVRDLRRRLPGVERLVVQVDEPSLAAVLGGRVPTASGFGRHRTVHPPEASEHLQWVLEAVAAEDAEPWVHSCAPETPWALLRGAGARGLSADLDTLSARDHEALAEALDAGETVVLGVVSSREPATAPTDTEVTERVLRWLDLVGLDVATLGDTLVLSPTCGLAGATPGWSGPALRLLTASARHLS; encoded by the coding sequence ATGATCGCCACCGGCGTCGGGTCGATGCCCGGCGGAGACCAGGCGTCGTACGACGAGGCGGTGCGGGTGGTCCTCGGGGAGCTGACCGACCTGCCGCACCTGCCCGAGGTGCCGGGTCGCGGCGCACCCGCCGGCATGCTCGGGCGCGCCTTGGCCGTGACCGACGGTCTCGGCGTCGACCTGCAGCCGGCCGGCTGGCGGCTCACCGACGCCTCCGGGGTCGACCATCGCCGCGCGCGCAGCCTGCTCGCGCAGGACCTCGACGGTCTCGAGGAGCGGGCCCAGGGGCTGACCGGGAGCTTCAAGGTGCAGGTCGCCGGCCCGTGGACGCTCTCCGCGAGTGTCGAGAAGCCGCGCGGCGACAAGGTGCTCTCCGACGTGGGTGCGCGCCGCGACCTCGCCCAGTCGCTCGCCGAGGGCGTGCGCAGCCACGTCCGCGACCTGCGACGGCGGTTGCCGGGCGTCGAGCGGCTGGTCGTCCAGGTCGACGAGCCGTCGCTGGCCGCCGTGCTGGGTGGCCGGGTGCCCACGGCGTCGGGCTTCGGCCGACACCGCACCGTGCACCCGCCCGAGGCCTCCGAGCACCTCCAGTGGGTCCTGGAGGCCGTCGCCGCCGAGGACGCCGAGCCCTGGGTGCACTCCTGCGCCCCCGAGACCCCGTGGGCGCTGCTGCGCGGCGCCGGCGCTCGCGGGCTCTCGGCCGACCTCGACACGCTCTCCGCGCGCGACCACGAGGCATTGGCCGAGGCGCTGGACGCGGGGGAGACGGTCGTCCTCGGCGTCGTCTCGTCACGCGAGCCCGCCACCGCGCCCACCGACACCGAGGTCACCGAGCGGGTGCTGCGCTGGCTCGACCTGGTCGGCCTGGACGTCGCCACCCTCGGCGACACGCTCGTCCTCTCGCCCACCTGCGGCCTGGCCGGCGCGACGCCCGGGTGGTCGGGGCCGGCGCTGCGCCTGCTCACCGCGAGCGCGCGCCACCTGTCCTGA